One window from the genome of Oncorhynchus kisutch isolate 150728-3 linkage group LG21, Okis_V2, whole genome shotgun sequence encodes:
- the LOC109908398 gene encoding potassium channel subfamily K member 13-like has translation MAFRSGCCCGFGPFNEDNARFLMLAVFIILYLLCGAAVFSALEQPMEAEAKERWGQRFEQFSQKYNLSKKELNNFLRNYEEANVAGIRVDTIRPRWDFTGAFYFVGTVVSTIGFGMTTPATIGGKIFLIFYGLIGCAATILFFNLFLERVITVIAFVLKFCHERRRRKAMLPQNGCRRLSEGSGGGGRGGRGEGLAGWKPSVYCVMLILCAAAILVSCCASAMYSAVEGWAYLDSLYFCFVAFSTIGFGDVVSSQRLEYEEGNVNQTAYRLGNFLFILTGVCCIYSLFNVISIVIKQVLNWLLRRMEAPCHCPRKGGHQPQQRLPRRNVVVPGHLRAQRDLSIETDAVNESEVDGRRMSGEMISMRDFLAANKVNLAIMQKQLSEMANGHPRQSGSNSRHGHNGFSGGVGALGIMNNRLAETSVDR, from the exons ATGGCTTTCCGGAGCGGCTGCTGTTGTGGCTTCGGTCCCTTCAACGAGGATAACGCCAGGTTCCTTATGTTAGCTGTGTTCATAATCCTCTATCTCCTCTGCGGTGCCGCTGTCTTTTCAGCACTGGAACAGCCGATGGAAGCGGAGGCGAAGGAGCGCTGGGGGCAGCGGTTTGAACAGTTCAGCCAAAAGTATAACCTTAGCAAGAAAGAGCTGAACAACTTCTTGAGGAACTACGAGGAGGCGAACGTGGCTGGGATCCGCGTGGACACCATCAGACCTCGGTGGGACTTTACCGGTGCGTTCTACTTCGTGGGGACCGTGGTCTCGACCATAG GGTTTGGGATGACCACGCCAGCGACGATCGGTGGTAAGATCTTCCTCATCTTCTACGGACTCATCGGCTGTGCCGCCACCATCTTGTTCTTCAACCTCTTCCTGGAGCGTGTCATCACCGTCATCGCCTTCGTCCTCAAGTTCTGCCATGAGCGCCGCCGCCGCAAGGCCATGCTTCCCCAAAATGGCTGCCGACGCCTCTCTGAGGGCAGCGGTGGGGGCGGGAGAGGTGGCAGGGGGGAGGGGCTAGCTGGGTGGAAGCCTTCAGTATACTGTGTTATGCTGATCCTTTGCGCCGCTGCCATCTTGGTTTCCTGCTGCGCCTCAGCAATGTACTCGGCTGTAGAAGGCTGGGCGTATCTAGACTCTCTGTACTTTTGCTTTGTGGCGTTCAGCACCATCGGGTTCGGTGACGTGGTGAGCAGCCAAAGGTTGGAGTACGAGGAGGGGAACGTGAACCAGACGGCATACCGGCTGGGCAACTTCCTGTTTATACTGACAGGCGTCTGCTGTATTTACTCGCTGTTCAACGTCATCTCCATCGTCATCAAACAG GTGCTGAACTGGCTGTTGAGGAGGATGGAGGCACCATGTCACTGCCCGAGGAAGGGGGGCCACCAACCCCAGCAGAGACTCCCCAGGAGGAACGTGGTGGTGCCCGGACATCTGAGGGCGCAGCGGGACCTGTCCATCGAGACAGACGCGGTGAATGAGAGCGAGGTGGACGGGCGGAGGATGTCTGGAGAGATGATCTCCATGAGAGATTTCCTGGCTGCCAATAAg gTGAACCTGGCCATCATGCAGAAGCAGCTGTCAGAGATGGCTAACGGTCACCCTCGCCAGTCAGGATCCAACTCCCGCCACGGCCACAACGGCTTCTCTGGAGGGGTGGGTGCCCTGGGCATCATGAACAACCGCCTGGCAGAGACCAGCGTGGATAGATAG